One region of Chitinophagales bacterium genomic DNA includes:
- a CDS encoding DNA gyrase/topoisomerase IV subunit A — protein MSDPNKTLHVDDLYEKWFLEYASYVNLDRAIPHIQDGLKPVQRRILHAMKEQDDGRYTKVANLIGQTMQYHPHGDASIGDALVKIGQKELMIDTQGNWGDVRTGDVAAAPRYIEARLTPFALFTAFHDENTEWQLSYDGRKREPVKLPIKFPLLLAHGAEGIGVGLRSYILPHNYIELCNASIAAIKGKKFELYPDFQTGGYIDVSNYQQGLQGGKVKCRAKIEKDGKNLVITSVPFSETTGSLIDSILAENEKGRIKIKKVIDNTSSEVEILLELQPGVSPDLTIDALYAFTKCEISLSPLGCCIVGDKPTFLGVDEMLRLSTENTVQLLLQELQIKKQELENRWHYLSLEKIFFEEKIYKELEKKHSDWETVLKAIERAFKPFLKNLKREVTNEDYEKLTEKPVRRIYKLDIDELQDKIKKLEGELKEVKHHIANIDDYAVEYFKTLISKFGKGKERKSEIRKFEQIEVKNVAVNNQKLYANFKEGFIGHGLKKEEFICDCTDMDDIIVIRKDGKMLVTRISDKKFVGKDILHVGVWKKDDERTIYNLIYAEAKSNKNFVKRFNVTGITRDKEYEIAKGEKCKVIYLTVNPNGEAEVVTIKLKDDSKARIKIFDFDFASVIVKGRSSLGNILSTYPIHKIELKKAGTSTLGGVKLWLDKDVGRINKNRYGQYLGEFFAEDLILTLQKNGTYALQSYENIVRVDMDLLLAIEKFDADKPISAVYYDGNSKNYYVKRFLIETKEDGKVHSFISDHKDSKLVFASTSANPLIQVEIFKGKAKVKEILDIDLVEFIDIKGWKALGNRLTQFDFKGKLKDFSTYETPVETEIIEEKKDEKTNFDNLPKPTFKDGVQGTLF, from the coding sequence ATGTCCGATCCGAATAAAACCCTTCATGTCGACGACCTTTATGAAAAATGGTTTCTCGAGTATGCCTCCTATGTCAATCTGGACAGGGCTATTCCGCATATACAGGATGGGTTAAAACCTGTGCAGCGCAGAATTCTGCATGCTATGAAGGAGCAGGATGATGGACGATATACCAAAGTAGCCAACCTCATAGGTCAAACCATGCAGTACCACCCTCATGGTGATGCTAGTATAGGCGATGCTTTGGTCAAAATAGGTCAGAAGGAGTTGATGATCGATACACAGGGAAACTGGGGAGATGTGCGCACAGGTGATGTGGCGGCTGCCCCTCGATATATCGAAGCTCGATTGACACCGTTTGCTCTTTTCACAGCATTTCACGACGAAAATACAGAATGGCAACTGAGCTATGACGGTCGAAAGCGAGAACCTGTGAAATTGCCGATAAAGTTTCCATTATTGCTAGCTCATGGCGCAGAAGGTATAGGTGTGGGCTTGCGTTCTTATATTCTACCGCATAATTATATCGAACTCTGCAATGCCTCTATTGCGGCTATCAAAGGAAAAAAATTCGAATTGTATCCCGATTTTCAAACGGGCGGTTATATCGATGTAAGCAATTACCAGCAAGGTCTCCAAGGGGGCAAAGTGAAGTGTAGAGCCAAAATTGAAAAAGATGGCAAAAATCTCGTTATTACATCCGTTCCATTTTCTGAAACCACGGGAAGTCTTATAGATAGTATTTTAGCAGAGAATGAAAAAGGAAGAATCAAGATAAAAAAAGTAATAGACAATACCTCGAGTGAAGTAGAAATCTTGCTCGAATTGCAGCCAGGAGTATCGCCTGACCTTACTATAGATGCTCTCTATGCTTTTACGAAATGTGAAATTTCACTCAGCCCACTAGGCTGCTGTATAGTAGGAGATAAGCCTACCTTTCTCGGAGTAGATGAAATGCTGCGCCTATCTACTGAAAATACGGTGCAATTATTACTCCAAGAATTACAAATAAAAAAGCAAGAGCTAGAGAATAGGTGGCATTACCTTTCCTTAGAGAAAATATTTTTTGAAGAAAAAATCTATAAAGAGTTAGAGAAAAAACATAGTGATTGGGAGACTGTTCTCAAAGCTATAGAGAGAGCATTCAAGCCATTTTTGAAGAACCTTAAGCGTGAAGTAACAAATGAAGACTATGAAAAGTTAACCGAAAAACCTGTACGCAGAATCTACAAACTAGATATTGATGAGCTTCAGGATAAAATTAAAAAACTTGAGGGCGAACTCAAAGAGGTCAAGCATCATATTGCGAATATCGATGACTATGCGGTAGAATATTTTAAGACATTGATTTCTAAATTCGGCAAAGGAAAAGAGCGAAAATCAGAGATTCGAAAGTTCGAACAAATCGAAGTGAAAAATGTAGCTGTCAATAATCAAAAGCTCTACGCTAATTTCAAAGAAGGATTCATCGGACATGGATTGAAAAAAGAAGAATTTATCTGTGACTGCACGGATATGGATGATATTATCGTGATACGCAAAGACGGCAAAATGCTGGTCACTAGAATATCAGATAAAAAGTTTGTAGGTAAAGATATCCTTCATGTCGGAGTCTGGAAAAAAGATGATGAGCGCACGATATACAATTTAATCTATGCAGAAGCGAAGTCCAATAAAAACTTCGTGAAGCGGTTTAATGTTACTGGAATTACGCGTGACAAAGAGTACGAGATAGCCAAAGGAGAAAAGTGCAAGGTCATTTACCTAACTGTCAATCCTAATGGTGAGGCGGAAGTCGTTACGATTAAACTAAAAGATGATAGCAAAGCGCGTATCAAGATTTTTGATTTTGACTTTGCAAGTGTGATTGTCAAAGGTAGAAGCAGTCTAGGCAATATTCTTTCTACCTATCCTATTCACAAGATAGAATTGAAAAAAGCGGGAACATCTACCCTAGGAGGTGTCAAACTATGGCTAGATAAAGATGTAGGACGTATCAATAAAAATAGATATGGACAGTACCTTGGCGAATTTTTCGCAGAGGATTTGATATTGACCTTGCAGAAAAATGGAACATATGCCTTACAGAGTTATGAAAACATTGTGAGGGTAGATATGGATTTATTATTGGCTATCGAAAAATTCGACGCAGATAAACCTATATCAGCAGTCTATTATGATGGCAATAGCAAGAATTACTATGTCAAAAGATTCTTAATAGAAACCAAAGAGGATGGTAAAGTGCATAGCTTCATATCTGATCATAAAGATAGCAAATTAGTGTTTGCCTCTACTTCTGCCAATCCTTTGATACAAGTCGAAATTTTTAAAGGTAAAGCCAAGGTCAAGGAAATACTCGATATAGATCTTGTAGAGTTTATAGATATAAAGGGTTGGAAAGCATTAGGCAATAGACTCACACAGTTCGATTTCAAAGGAAAGCTTAAGGACTTTAGCACTTACGAGACACCAGTAGAGACTGAAATTATCGAAGAAAAAAAAGATGAAAAAACAAACTTCGACAATTTGCCTAAGCCCACTTTTAAAGATGGTGTGCAGGGAACCTTGTTTTAG
- a CDS encoding glycosyltransferase: MHLTLSTLQKIKAKMNIEVIVVDNNSSADTLAYVKPRFPEVIFISSDINLGFSKANNLGVNHANSDNILILNPDTIISEEVIQRALELLKADNDTGAVAVKMLDGQGNFLPESARGFPDLKSSFFKILGFKKWSSYYKTQDSNDKIEVMSGACMFFQKEIYQKLGGLDERYFMYGEDIDISYQLHKNGLHIKYIHDLEIVHFKGRSSVKSNWRYQTAFYNAMKLYWQKNFQWGQHSVLNFFLSLALWGLKFISAMRHGLKQVFFPLADFIGIMAVSSMFTYFWSIWIKNDLGFLPPFFYYLVLPIYTLVAIVSMLFAKFYLNEIDISKLVKASIANLALFLTIYFILPIDFKYSRAVIIILWFISFFVPLVFRWSYSKYRQIPLLFNDARYLESEIVPDNRNETSIAKLLSNYSNYRLLKSQKPAVSFIVDMDNSTNSETIQWIGNSNHKYHVWIYSESGDYLIKSHGKDENGYIIAADENFTFFEWTNMLRKRILDVGLTCLALPLSIFSKQTVSEIFSASKRVLFNGYSWVHFNENAIYRLPDDIVEDYKRNYSLKADVYYFFRYMFIS; this comes from the coding sequence TTGCATTTGACACTATCTACCTTACAGAAGATAAAAGCGAAAATGAACATAGAAGTTATTGTCGTAGATAATAACTCTAGTGCAGATACGCTTGCTTATGTTAAACCACGTTTCCCTGAAGTTATTTTTATATCCAGTGACATCAATCTTGGTTTTTCAAAGGCTAATAATTTAGGAGTTAATCATGCCAACTCAGATAATATTCTTATTCTAAATCCCGATACCATCATCTCAGAAGAAGTTATTCAAAGAGCATTAGAATTATTAAAAGCGGATAACGATACTGGTGCTGTCGCAGTGAAAATGTTAGATGGTCAAGGAAATTTTTTGCCTGAGAGTGCAAGAGGTTTCCCAGACTTAAAGTCTAGTTTTTTTAAAATACTTGGCTTTAAAAAATGGTCGAGTTATTATAAGACTCAAGATAGCAATGACAAAATAGAAGTCATGTCAGGGGCATGTATGTTTTTTCAAAAAGAAATCTATCAAAAATTAGGTGGACTCGACGAACGTTATTTTATGTATGGTGAAGATATCGACATCTCCTATCAGTTACATAAAAATGGATTACATATTAAGTATATCCATGACCTGGAAATCGTGCATTTTAAAGGAAGAAGCTCCGTGAAATCAAATTGGCGGTATCAAACGGCTTTTTATAATGCGATGAAACTCTATTGGCAGAAAAATTTTCAATGGGGTCAGCACTCCGTCTTAAATTTTTTTCTTAGCCTAGCCTTATGGGGATTGAAATTTATCTCAGCTATGCGCCATGGACTAAAGCAAGTATTTTTCCCATTAGCTGATTTTATTGGTATCATGGCAGTATCTTCTATGTTTACCTATTTCTGGTCAATATGGATTAAAAACGATCTAGGTTTTTTACCTCCATTTTTCTACTATTTGGTTCTACCTATTTATACCTTAGTAGCTATTGTATCTATGCTTTTTGCCAAATTTTATTTGAATGAAATCGATATCTCTAAACTTGTAAAAGCATCTATTGCTAATCTCGCTTTGTTTCTAACGATATATTTTATCCTACCTATAGACTTTAAATACTCAAGGGCGGTAATTATCATCTTATGGTTCATTAGTTTTTTCGTCCCCTTAGTTTTTCGTTGGAGCTATTCTAAATATAGACAGATACCGCTTTTATTTAATGACGCCCGATATCTAGAATCAGAAATAGTCCCAGATAACCGCAATGAAACAAGCATAGCAAAGTTATTATCCAACTATTCCAATTACCGACTATTGAAGAGTCAAAAGCCTGCAGTTTCCTTTATTGTAGATATGGATAATTCGACGAATTCAGAAACTATTCAGTGGATAGGAAATTCGAATCACAAGTATCATGTTTGGATATATTCGGAAAGTGGTGATTACCTCATAAAATCTCATGGCAAGGATGAAAATGGATACATTATAGCTGCAGACGAGAACTTTACGTTTTTTGAATGGACAAATATGTTAAGAAAGCGAATTTTAGATGTGGGGCTGACTTGTCTAGCCTTACCGCTGTCGATATTCTCCAAACAAACTGTATCTGAAATATTTAGTGCTAGTAAGCGGGTGCTTTTCAACGGCTACTCATGGGTTCATTTCAATGAAAATGCAATCTATCGCCTACCTGACGACATCGTAGAGGATTATAAGAGAAATTATAGCCTTAAAGCGGATGTTTATTATTTTTTTAGGTATATGTTTATATCCTAA